In one Zalophus californianus isolate mZalCal1 chromosome 10, mZalCal1.pri.v2, whole genome shotgun sequence genomic region, the following are encoded:
- the TIMM17A gene encoding mitochondrial import inner membrane translocase subunit Tim17-A produces MEEYAREPCPWRIVDDCGGAFTMGTIGGGIFQAIKGFRNSPVGVNHRLRGSLTAIKTRAPQLGGSFAVWGGLFSMIDCSMVQVRGKEDPWNSITSGALTGAILAARNGPVAMVGSAAMGGILLALIEGAGILLTRFASAQFPNGPQFAEDPSQLPSAQLPSSPFGDYRQYQ; encoded by the exons ATGGAGGAGTACGCGAGAGAACCTTG CCCTTGGCGAATTGTCGATGATTGTGGTGGGGCCTTTACGATGGGTACCATAGGTGGTGGAATCTTTCAAGCAATAAAAGGTTTTCGCAATTCTCCAGTG GGGGTAAACCACAGACTGCGGGGGAGTTTGACAGCTATTAAAACCAGGGCTCCACAGTTGGGAG gtaGCTTTGCAGTTTGGGgaggtttattttccatgattGACTGCAGTATGGTTCAAGTCAGAGGGAAAGAAGATCCCTGGAACTCCATCACAAGTGGTGCCTTAACCGGAGCCATACTGGCAGCAAGAA ATGGACCGGTGGCCATGGTTGGGTCAGCTGCGATGGGTGGCATTCTCCTAGCTTTAATTGAAGGAGCTGGTATCTTGTTGACAAGATTCGCCTCTGCACAATTTCCCAATG GTCCTCAGTTTGCTGAAGACccttctcagttgccttcagccCAGTTACCATCCTCACCTTTTGGAGACTATCGACAATATCAATAG